ATGACCAGATAAATCAATGAgagtttatttctgctttattttagtcatttttaaaagtatgAAGAGGTCAAACTGTCCAGTagttaaaaaaagatctaatCAAATGTTTGCCTTCCAGTCTTGTCAATCATCAAGTGGCCATTCAGATTTATCCTGCAGGCACTTATAGGGTCCCGATCCTTGTTGAGATTGTATGGCATGTGTAAAACTGGTAAATCAATGTCTGAACACCCTTTTTTGAGTAGGAACTTCAACCTGCCACATGTGAACACATTTTGAGAGTTTGTCAGTGAGTTACAATCTAGTTCCATGTGGGGCTGCATGTCCTAAAGGTCTGCAAAGTCTTGATCTCGATCCAGTTCACATTAATGACAAACATGCATAATCATGAAGTGTTGTAAGCATTTGCAAGAACTGGATCTGCTTTCACCAGTTGTCCAAAGGTGATCTAAATCAGGCACTCCTGGATGCAGGACTAGTGCCTGACTTGGAGTGTATACGGCCCATCAGGGAGCCTTCGATGCGTCTCACCTGTCTGCCCTGGTTCCTGAAGAACTCGCCAGTGTTCTCTATGACCTGTTCATCCGACAGCAGGCTGTAGGGCTGCTCCTTGCACAGAGTGAAGATCTCCCACAGGGTGACGCCGAACGCCCACACGTCACTGGCCGTGGTGAACTTACcctggagaggaggaaagaaggggGGGAATAACATGAGGATGCTGAGGAAGGGTTATTATTAAGGATATTAGCTTTTCATGTTTAAGAGGGCGATCACACCGAGACGTGGAGCAAGGTGCGGCGGTTCATCAGTGTCTCAGTGACTAACCAGCCAATGAAATAAAGGGGTAGATGTGGTTAGAACGGACATTGATATTAGCGATAGTTAATTACGATCAACTATATCGttttcccttcctcctcatTCAACAGCCAGAGCTTGATGTCTGCATTGAATCCTTTTTTCCCACGTTATTTACATCTCATGTTAACTCCCCTCCCTCACCAGCAGGATGCTCTCCCAGGCCATCCATCGTATGGGCAGCACCGCCCGGCCCTGGATGCGGTAGTAGTCGCTGCTGTACAGGTTCCGGCTCATCCCGAAGTCGGCGATCTTGATGGTGAGGCGGCGGTCCAGCAGGCAGTTCCTGGTGGCCAGGTCGCGGTGCACGAAGTTCAGGGACGCCAAGTACTTCATCCCCGACGAGATCTGCACCGACATGTGGAGGAGGTCGGACAGactgaagggagggagggaaggaaggagaaggagacagGGTGAGGATTTTGattaaagcatgtgtgtgtttttggagaGTGATGATGTTGCCCCCTGCTGTTTGCATCTTAAACTACATGACCTTGGTGGATCGAACAAGTggcgttagcatgttagcatgtacGAAGAGGATGGTGTTTTGCATGCTAACCTGACTGAAGGGATGTTGTTGGCGTGCGTCAGCGTGCTCTCGATCTCCCGCTGCGACAGGAACATGTTGAGGTCTCCGTTCTCCATGTACTCGGTCACCATGCACAGCGGGTCGGacgacacgcacacacacagcagccggATGATGTTGGGGTCGTTCAGACGGGACATGATCTTTATTTCCTTCAGGAAGTCGTTCCTGATGGACGGAGGGAGAGCGGACATTTTCAGGGTTCATTTTGAGCTACTTTCAGTTTTGGAatgttaaaatcacattaaatacgTTTTGAAAGTGGCCTCAGGTCTCTGTTCACACAATACTACGTCACTGGTGTCACCATATGAGTTTTGCAGAGGTGGAGAAGCGTCCGTAACCTGATGCATCTCTTCCGGACCGATTTAGTCACCACATGAGTTTGCAAAAACAACCGTTGAGGGTTACCCAAAGAAAACGGACAATCTACAATTGGGGACAACAACGACATTATCCTCTCCAGATCACCACAAAGACTGTTTTTAATGAGGAAGCTAAACTCTTTGGATGTTAtagtgtctttgttgttgtcgtATTTTTTCTCCAACGTCTTCCTTTTTCTACTAAACCAGAATTGCTATGGGTGGGTCACAGATGAACACAGTCCTGTGGTGTACCTGGCTTGGCTGGTGGCGTCGGCCCTCAGCTGTTTAACGGCCACCAGCACCGAACGCCCATCTCTGTCAGGGAGAGGAGACCCCTCCCCAAGGAATTCTGGGAGTCCCTCGGCCTCACACAGGTGGACCTGCAGGAGACAagaatgtataaataaaaccatCCATTTGATTTAAGACATCCCAGAAAGAGGAATCAAATACATGCACGTTATTTTCTAAAAGACTTTCGTATTATTCGCCAAACTCCCTGATTGGCTGCGGCCTGGCCCACCTCTCCAAACTGCCCCTCCCCCAGCTTCTCCCTGAAGATCAGCTGTTGCCGTGGGAACTCGGCGGCGGAGATGTCCTTCCTGGTGAGCGAGTCCACGGTGAGGGCGGGCACGGCGTACATGTTGCTGCCGGTGACGCCCTGCAGGCGCACGATGTCCGTCTCGGCGTAGTGCGGCGCGTTGCTGTGGAAACACTGGTGGGGGGTGCACTGGGTGACGTCGGGCTCGGCGTAGCCTCCTCCACACGCTgacggagagggaggggagaggggttTGATTGGTTAGTTGTCTTCGCAAGGAGATGATGTATtctgtcgtgtgtgtgtttgtgcatctctgtgtctgtccatggaTAACCTCTCCTACTGCTGCACCATCAGACTGATATTTTTTAGGCTCTTGGACCGGATGTTGTTGTGGTGACtcacacattttgattttggtTTATAGCATCAcgactgctgactcctcactacTCTTAACTGACCGGTGGGGGCTGCCAACAACACTTTCTGTAAGGAATATCGTTTCCGCTGTGGATTAATAATTGTTCACATATTGTGTCTTACAAGAGGACGTTGAGGTTATTTAGCAGTAAGCCTCACTGACTGaactaaacaaatataaaaggaTTTCAAGCACCATAAATCCCTCACAGTAGCTTTACTGCCTCATTTGTCATCTTCAGTTTGACCTTCCAACCGGTTGTTGTGACGTCTTTCAAAGGCGAGGTTGAAGCAGATGAAATATTCTGTGGGACAGATAGTAGGGCTCTGGTTTGTTTTGAACTACTGTTACTGTATATatggaagaaagagaagataTCTGCCAGCTGTTGAGGGCGCAAAAAGGCAAAATGCAAATAGCCCCTAagtcatatataaatatatatatatgtgtgtgtgtgtgtaaaactcTAGCTTTGTCAATGAGGTGCTGACTAGAACGTCTTCTCGTTAGCTAGTTCGTTTGTGTTCTTCAATGAGGAAGACTGATGTGAATCTTGATCTTAAATAGAGGCTGATTCATTGTCAAGGCCAATGCCAATATTGATAtttgagaataaaaagaaaatcgataaatatatatcttacaATATTTTTAACCATAAAAAGATACAATCATTTTTGATAGGGGTCCATCAAATGTGGTTATTAAGACTAAATGTGTATTGAGAGCTCTCTGGGGGACTGAACGTCTGTAATGTTAACTCAAACACATTCTGTTCTGCTTATTAACCAACACAGATACAGATACCAATATGTATGTGATCAGTGTGGCCCCAATaactatatttattattattattataaaagatGACAATATAATGAACCCATTATCCTGTGATAATGACTTTATTAActtctgttaaataaatgtctgtacaTTCTGGAAACAGTTCAAACTTATTGTTCGAAGCATCATTTTATCAACTGTGTcttagtcattttatttttgtggctTCGGCCCTTCATGAGTTTACAAATGTCAGTGAAGAGCTTGACGTTTAATCCGCAGAGGTAAATTGTAGAAAGAGAATAAAGTGTTCATGCacaggaatgaaaaaaaagataaacgtCCTCGTGAAGTCACACCTTTCAGCTCTTACCACGCAGCCAGCCCGACGTCATGTGACAGGAAGTCAGCAGGAGTAGGTCGTAGAGAGGATTactgaggaggagagctggaggaggaagaggaggaggaggaggaggaggaaacatggACAGAGACGAGAAGAGCTGCAGAATGAATGAGCATGCACATTCAGGAACATCAAGAAAATATCAAAGaccaagaaaaagaacaaaacaaaagcagagagCTGTAAAGAACGGAGCAGACGGAGGGTCTGTGAAgtggccaccagggggcagacTGCAGCAGTTCGATGGGTTTACAGTCGTGTTTAAACATGTCGATATGGAGAATATTTAAGGCATCATTTATTCAGATTTACATGAACAGAATGGTTCCCATGAAAGAAAAACTTGTCATCCTTCTTCTCACTTTAATTTCTTTCTGCTGCGACTGTAAGGttaaaataaaaccccaaaGAGCTCCAGTGTGTCTACCTGAGGCCTCGGCACTCTGCGACAGCTCCGGCAGCTTGTTTCTCAGCGCCGCCGGGTTCTGGTACTGAGGGTCCAACAGGAAGACTCTCTCATAGTGAGGGTCCGTGTTGGCTGGGTCATaggaaacaaacagaacacGTCCATCAGTCGAGAAAAGAGAGTCCAAACAGCCCtgactgtgttttttaagaGGCAGCTATCGAATTCTTATCTTTACCATGGTTCAGATATTTGACCTGCAagtttgtttctgcaaaatGTTCCCATGACAACATATATTACATTAGTAAGGAAGCAAGTTCTCTAAATATTTTAAtgctgcttctctttgtctgtttgcgtctgtagatttacccaaaattcaccaaaagttaccattacataacgcctcatttgcatatttaaacataacaattcagaaaacttgtaatacaaaaaattataatcttaatgttattaaataactggtgaagtttcatgttgatatctattagttatattttttaccctattcacctgtagagtcttcaacatgtatgtaatttaactaaacatatctttaaaggacgttttctctaaatgagttttttctcagactctgatccataaatctccacttcagtagctcttacatacaccaaactttacagcttcattcctctctatattctgaaggtttctacagaggggtttgttcatatgtcattcataacctgatttatacaacattttatgagTAAAGACATGGAGAAAAAGGACTTTTCTTAtagctgttgacagtattttctagATATATATAACATTccttctgtaaaaacatttgacttttaTATGTCAACATAGTAAAAGAAGAATAATGagcctggctttatccaatgttcagatttatgtctggaaatgtataaaaataagcACATATTTAACAAACGAATGCCTCCTTTGTACTTTTAAATTATACACAATCAGAGTgctgcaaaaaccaagatggcgacggcccaAAAAAAGATGGCCAAGCCTTCTATTTATGTGTCAGACTGTCTACCTGTGGGGGCGTGGCCAGAGCGGGGGGGCACAGGGGGGGTCTGGAGGATGATGGTGTCGCTGCAGGACGACAGGCGAACCGTCACGTCCTCGTCAAGGATCCGGCGAGGAGCCTGGAGGAGAACATTTCATACAGCTTCATTAAGaatattcatgtttatattAATAACCTGTTTTCTTCTGGTCCAAAAACAAGGTTTTAGtattaacacatatttaatttcttattttttttacgcTCTAATTTTGtcctttattaacattttactgttttaccaTCATCAATTTAttctgtgctgttttttattgttgtcgGTATCTTAGTTTGTTGGGCTGAAGTCTCCTCATCTCTTGTTGTCAATCATTTGTAGAGCACTTTGAATTAAATTAGATTTGCTTTAAATATGCTTTATGAATTaaacttgattgattgattgatagtCAAACCTTTCTACTACTCATGAagctttttgatttgtttataaAGAAACATCAGAAAACGTGCTAATTTTAGATGTGATTGTtttcaaacagctttttttacattatatttcttgtttaacacttttattttccttataaAAGCTTTGTCTTTATCTAACCAGAGTGGACCTGTTGGTAACGTGTCTATAAACCCTCCAGTTCTCCGTCTCTAGTCGTCTATCTCTTCCTCTGCTCACCTTCTCCAGCACCTTGCAGACGTACTGACAccagaggatgaggaagatgatgatgacgagCAGCAGGATGATGGTCACCAGGCAGCCAATCAGGACGGGCGTGTTCCCGTCGTCTGGAGGGTCACTGGCTgagggagctgctgctgaggagaaaagggggaggagtcAATGATGACGTTCGTTAACGGACGACTTCAGGTGAGTTTTTACCGTTTATTCatgttaaaacacagaaaatatagaaataacataaaaacagggaggtcagaggtcaaacctGTCACAGGTGTGGTTGACATGGTGCTCTCCTTCTTCACTGGAGCGGAGGTCGACGCCAGAGGCATCAGGGTCGGGAGAACGGTGTCCTCTGAGGGACAAATACAGGaaagactttttatttattggtttgaTAGAAATggtgagtgtgtatgtatatttatatatattaatgtgtgtgtgtgcatatatttttgtgtgcgtttatgtgtgtgtgtgtgtgtgtatatatacattaatgtGTGTCAGCATGTAGTATgactgtgtgtatatttgtgtttatatatttgtgtatttatatatatgtgtatgtgtgtgtgtgtgtgtgtgagaacataTATTTGACCGTgagtgtatattgtgtatatatttgtgtgtttgcgtgtttatgtgtgtgtatgtttttgtgtgtatatgtattaatgtgtgttattgtgtttatatgtttttgtgtgtatattagtgtgtgttattgtgaatatatgtttgtgtgcctATATactaatgtgtatatatataaagaaatgtgtgtgtgtaattgtgtatatatgtttctgtgtatgtgtttgttgtgtatgtgtgtataaatatgtgtgAGTATATGCAAGGTGTTCTGtaataagagtgtgtgtgtggtgtgtgatatatatgtagtcgatgtgtccttgggcaagacacttaaccccaagttgctgtgaaggccatcggtgtggactgatgatgaatgttagttagagtctgatggtggcaccttgatggtagcctgtcatcagtgtgtgaatgggtgaatgatatgtaacatactactgatgtaagtgtttgtgtggaaaGCCTGTgtaaatgactgaatgaatgtaataatgtaatgtagatttatttgtgtgtgtatatgtatgtgtgtgtgtgtgtgtgtaaatatgtttgtgtgtgtgtatgtgtgtgtgtgtgtgtataaatatatgtgtgtgtgtgtgtgtgtgtatatatgtatgtgtgtgaaaaacaccgtaatccggcacactggtatacaggaggatgagccgtccagataaacatccgtgaaaacatcatgacgtgacgtcactgcaccgcgactgtgacaaacgcgaaacattaaataaagataagaaaacattaaataaagatattaaaacattaaataaagatattaaaacattaaataaagagaatgaaacattaaataaatagaataaaacattaaataaagatattaaaacattaaacaaagagaataaaacattaaatgaagataataaaacattaaataaagagaatgaaacattaaataaagagaatataacatttaataaagataatgaaacattaaatgaatagaataaaacattaaataaagataatagatgatgtttcagccttcgtggcatcaacttaagatcttaaaaataagaacttgaaaatgtaaatatatacatatatatatatatatatatatataaatatattgtgttttatatgtatgaacaaatgtctcaataaagttattgaattaaaaaaaaaaaaaattaaaattaaaaaaaaaattaaaaattaaaattaaaaaataaataaataaataaaatctacccggcatgcaatgcgcggtgatcgccgaacctatttcccggtcaccgggattctaccggacgcctcctctagcttcccagacggctcaacctcctctagctatgctagctataggaggttgagccggcggtccaccggtaccggtaccgtgaaaaacaccgtaatccggcacaccggtatacaggaggatgagccgtccagataaacatccgtgaaaacatcatgacgtgacgtcactgcaccgcgactgtgacaaacgcgaaacattaaataaagataataaaacattaaataaagataatgatctttcgtttatatgtatgaacaaatgtctcaagaaagttattgaatttaaaaaaataaaataaaataaaaactacctggcatgcaactgcggtgatcgctgaacctatttcccggtcaccgggattctaccgggacggctcctctagctcccggacggctcaacctcctctagctatgctatccttccgttttcagcccgcggtcgcggtcattttcacgcggattcagcagcatggagagacaggctgatggcaccactgtttagccacttcatgctctctttacggacgttttcagccggcggtcgcggtcattttttaggcggatggagcagcatggttgtgtcggttcattttacgccgttttagtgtgctaaaagacccgctgtcactcccagagtttaccctgacttggagcactctgctgcgggtgttttgacgctgtgatgccggtcattttacgccgcttCACTGCCTTNNNNNNNNNNNNNNNNNNNNNNNNNNNNNNNNNNNNNNNNNNNNNNNNNNNNNNNNNNNNNNNNNNNNNNNNNNNNNNNNNNNNNNNNNNNNNNNNNNNNTGTGTGTTACCCGACTGAAAGGAGATCTCGCTGAACATCATCCAGACGTCGGCGAAGTAAAAGCGACAGCGGAGGGACTTGGCTGCGCGGCGGTTCAGTGGCACAGTGACGTAGCGGGCACTCGGGTTCCTGTCGTCCAGAACCGTCTTGAACGCCACAGGCTCCGCCTCCCAGCCGGCGATGAGGCGTGGCTTGAACCAACAGGAAACGGAGGAGAAGATCTTCACTCCACGGGAGAACATGTTGTTACTGTGaacctgaaggaggaggagttacatttattagattaaaaacatgaaatataatcaaacaataaactttaacatttaacagaaGTCTACAAACTGGTTTATGCATTTACTTCCAGATAATAGAGattctgttgattttttttttgtctgcatctttattttgtaattcatgaaaaaaatatatatgtataaaatataatatagttttcccccaaaaaataaaataaataagttttaaaagcatatttttatcgacttttattttacttacttttttacttaattatttttttcattaaatatattaatttattaatctttatatatataaaatatatatatatatattcatttatattttaatttatgaaaacaatatatggtataaacattacaaaatattataatatttttttcataaatacaaaaatattaaaatagttaaaataaaagaagaagaaaaaatgaaattgaagcGAGGCTGcattgatgaaaataaatatgatttttctgTTGGTGTTTAGTAAAAACATGTTCCAGCACTCAAAGCCTCATGGGAGTtgcagtttagtttagttttagtgaAGTTATTATCGCCATAATCATAATAAgatgtcattttttgtgtgcatattGTTGAATTTGTTGGTAAAATATTGTCAGACAGAAGAAACACACGAAGAAGACACAAATAGGAGTTTGTTTGACATCTGCTACTTAAAATAACCCAATCAATCACAGAACGCTGCTGTGCCTCCGTGACGAGGTGAATGAAGACGTTAACAACCTTCATGGAGGTGAAGTTCCTCTGCTGGTCGAACACAAACTCCATCTCCACGTATCCCAGACTGCCCAGCGAGTCGTTCCTCCAGCCCAGGTAGTCGTAGCCGGGCCACACGTGGTACTGACGGGTCAGCAGGAAGTCGTCCAGGCCGATCACGCCGTCCGTCAGCTGACCCAGACCGCCCAGCAGCCTCCTATTGGACGAGACGGCCCGTCGGTCACAGAGAGCAAacatagatgtgtgtgtgtgtgtgtgtgtgtgtgtgtgtgtgtgtgactg
This sequence is a window from Anoplopoma fimbria isolate UVic2021 breed Golden Eagle Sablefish chromosome 13, Afim_UVic_2022, whole genome shotgun sequence. Protein-coding genes within it:
- the ddr2l gene encoding discoidin domain-containing receptor 2 — encoded protein: MHLFLLLILQATAAFGQIDPAHCRYALGMEDGRIKDEQITASSQWYETTGPQYARLNREEGDGAWCPEGQLEPSDSQFLQVDLGRLTFLTVVGTQGRYARYSGNEFARAYKLNYSRDGLLWKSWRNRLGNPVMEGNKNAYTSVINDLHPPVVARYVRLIPVTKVSTTVCMRVELYGCPWEDGLISYVAPEGQLMMPPGYPIVSLNDSTYDGAHERRRLLGGLGQLTDGVIGLDDFLLTRQYHVWPGYDYLGWRNDSLGSLGYVEMEFVFDQQRNFTSMKVHSNNMFSRGVKIFSSVSCWFKPRLIAGWEAEPVAFKTVLDDRNPSARYVTVPLNRRAAKSLRCRFYFADVWMMFSEISFQSEDTVLPTLMPLASTSAPVKKESTMSTTPVTAAAPSASDPPDDGNTPVLIGCLVTIILLLVIIIFLILWCQYVCKVLEKAPRRILDEDVTVRLSSCSDTIILQTPPVPPRSGHAPTANTDPHYERVFLLDPQYQNPAALRNKLPELSQSAEASACGGGYAEPDVTQCTPHQCFHSNAPHYAETDIVRLQGVTGSNMYAVPALTVDSLTRKDISAAEFPRQQLIFREKLGEGQFGEVHLCEAEGLPEFLGEGSPLPDRDGRSVLVAVKQLRADATSQARNDFLKEIKIMSRLNDPNIIRLLCVCVSSDPLCMVTEYMENGDLNMFLSQREIESTLTHANNIPSVSLSDLLHMSVQISSGMKYLASLNFVHRDLATRNCLLDRRLTIKIADFGMSRNLYSSDYYRIQGRAVLPIRWMAWESILLGKFTTASDVWAFGVTLWEIFTLCKEQPYSLLSDEQVIENTGEFFRNQGRQIFLYGPPLCPPSLFELMMRCWSRDIPDRPTFEGLYQALRPHVNQ